A window of the Macaca nemestrina isolate mMacNem1 chromosome X, mMacNem.hap1, whole genome shotgun sequence genome harbors these coding sequences:
- the LOC105467950 gene encoding filamin-A isoform X2, whose amino-acid sequence MSSSHSRAGQSAAGAAPGGGADTRDAEMPATEKDLAEDAPWKKIQQNTFTRWCNEHLKCVSKRIANLQTDLSDGLRLIALLEVLSQKKMHRKHNQRPTFRQMQLENVSVALEFLDRESIKLVSIDSKAIVDGNLKLILGLIWTLILHYSISMPMWDEEEDEEAKKQTPKQRLLGWIQNKLPQLPITNFSRDWQSGRALGALVDSCAPGLCPDWDSWDASKPVNNAREAMQQADDWLGIPQVITPEEIVDPNVDEHSVMTYLSQFPKAKLKPGAPLRPKLNPKKARAYGPGIEPTGNMVKKRAEFTVETRSAGQGEVLVYVEDPAGHQEEAKVTANNDKNRTFSVWYVPEVTGTHKVTVLFAGQHIAKSPFEVYVDKSQGDASKVTAQGPGLEPSGNIANKTTYFEIFTAGAGTGEVEVVIQDPAGQKGTVEPQLEARGDSTYRCTYQPTMEGVHTVHVTFAGVPIPRSPYTVTVGQACNPSACRAVGRGLQPKGVRVKETADFKVYTKGAGSGELKVTVKGPKGEERVKQKDLGDGVYGFEYYPTVPGTYIVTITWGGQNIGRSPFEVKVGTECGNQKVRAWGPGLEGGVVGKSADFVVEAIGDDVGTLGFSVEGPSQAKIECDDKGDGSCDVRYWPQEAGEYAVHVLCNSDDIRLSPFMADIRDAPQDFHPDRVKARGPGLEKTGVAVNKPAEFTVDAKHGGKAPLRVQVQDNEGCPVEALVKDNGNGTYSCSYVPRKPVKHTAMVSWGGVSIPNSPFRVNVGAGSHPNKVKVYGPGVAKTGLKAHEPTYFTVDCAEAGQGDVSIGIKCAPGVVGPAEADIDFDIIRNDNDTFTVKYTPRGAGSYTIMVLFADQATPTSPIRVKVEPSHDASKVKAEGPGLSRTGVELGKPTHFTVNAKAAGKGKLDVQFSGLTKGDAVRDVDIIDHHDNTYAVKYTPVQQGPVGVNVTYGGDPIPKSPFSVAVSPSLDLSKIKVSGLGEKVDVGKDQEFTVKSKGAGGQGKVASKIVGPSGAAVPCKVEPGLGADNSVVRFVPREEGPYEVEVTYDGVPVPGSPFPVEAVAPTKPSKVKAFGPGLQGGSAGSPARFTIDTKGAGTGGLGLTVEGPCEAQLECLDNGDGTCSVSYVPTEPGDYNINILFADTHIPGSPFKAHVVPCFDASKVKCSGPGLERATAGEVGQFQVDCSSAGSAELTIEICSEAGLPAEVYIQDHGDGTHTITYIPLCPGAYTVTIKYGGQPVPNFPSKLQVEPAVDTSGVQCYGPGIEGQGVFREATTEFSVDARALTQTGGPHVKARVANPSGNLTETYVQDRGDGTYKVEYTPYEEGLHSVDVTYDGSPVPSSPFQVPVTEGCDPSRVRVHGPGIQSGTTNKPNKFTVETRGAGTGGLGLAVEGPSEAKMSCMDNKDGSCSVEYIPYEAGTYSLNVTYGGHQVPGSPFKVPVHDVTDASKVKCSGPGLSPGMVRANLPQSFQVDTSKAGVAPLQVKVQGPKGLVEPVDVVDNADGTQTVNYVPSREGPYSISVLYGDEEVPRSPFKVKVLPTHDASKVKASGPGLNTTGVPASLPVEFTIDAKDAGEGLLAVQITDPEGKPKKTHIQDNHDGTYTVAYVPDVTGRYTILIKYGGDEIPFSPYRVRAVPTGDASKCTVTGAGIGPTIQIGEETVITVDTKAAGKGKVTCTVCTPDGSEVDVDVVENEDGTFDIFYTAPQPGKYIICVRFGGEHVPNSPFQVTALAGDQPSVQPPLRSQQLAPQYTYAQGGQQTWAPERPLVGVNGLDMTSLRPFDLVIPFTIKKGEITGEVRMPSGKVAQPAITDNKDGTVTVRYAPSEAGLHEMDIRYDNMHIPGSPLQFYVDYVNCGHVTAYGPGLTHGVVNKPATFTVNTKDAGEGGLSLAIEGPSKAEISCTDNQDGTCSVSYLPVLPGDYSILVKYNEQHIPGSPFTARVTGDDSMRMSHLKVGSAADIPINISETDLSLLTATVVPPSGREEPCLLKRLRNGHVGISFVPKETGEHLVHVKKNGQHVASSPIPVVISQSEIGDASRVRVSGQGLHEGHTFEPAEFIIDTRDAGYGGLSLSIEGPSKVDINTEDLEDGTCRVTYCPTEPGNYIINIKFADQHVPGSPFSVKVTGEGRVKESITRRRRAPSVANVGSHCDLSLKIPEISIQDMTAQVTSPSGKSHEAEIVEGENHTYCIRFVPAEMGTHTVSVKYKGQHVPGSPFQFTVGPLGEGGAHKVRAGGPGLERAEAGVPAEFSIWTREAGAGGLAIAVEGPSKAEISFEDRKDGSCGVAYVVQEPGDYEVSVKFNEEHIPDSPFVVPVASPSGDARRLTVSSLQESGLKVNQPASFAVSLNGAKGAIDAKVHSPSGALEECYVTEIDQDKYAVRFIPRENGVYLIDVKFNGTHIPGSPFKIRVGEPGHGGDPGLVSAYGAGLEGGVTGSPAEFIVNTSNAGAGALSVTIDGPSKVKMDCQECPEGYRVTYTPMAPGSYLISIKYGGPYHIGGSPFKAKVTGPRLVSNHSLHETSSVFVDSLTKATCAPQHGAPGPGPADAAKVVAKGLGLSKAYIGQKSSFTVDCSKAGNNMLLVGVHGPRTPCEEILVKHVGSRLYSVSYLLKDKGEYTLVVKWGDEHIPGSPYRVVVP is encoded by the exons ATGAGTAGCTCCCACTCTCGGGCGGGCCAGAGCGCAGCAGGCGCGGCTCCGGGTGGTGGCGCTGACACGCGGGACGCGGAGATGCCGGCCACCGAGAAGGACCTCGCGGAGGACGCGCCGTGGAAGAAGATCCAGCAGAACACTTTCACGCGCTGGTGCAACGAGCACCTGAAGTGCGTGAGCAAGCGCATCGCCAACCTGCAGACGGACCTGAGCGACGGGCTGCGGCTCATCGCGCTGCTGGAGGTGCTCAGCCAGAAGAAGATGCACCGCAAGCACAACCAGCGGCCCACTTTCCGCCAAATGCAGCTTGAGAATGTGTCGGTGGCGCTCGAGTTCCTGGACCGCGAGAGCATCAAACTGGTGTCCATAG ACAGCAAGGCCATCGTGGACGGGAACCTGAAGCTGATCCTGGGCCTCATCTGGACCCTGATCCTGCACTACTCCATCTCCATGCCCATGtgggatgaggaggaggatgaggaggccAAGAAGCAGACCCCCAAGCAGAGGCTCCTGGGCTGGATCCAGAACAAGCTGCCACAGCTGCCCATCACCAACTTCAGCCGGGACTGGCAGAGCGGCCGGGCCCTGGGTGCCCTGGTCGACAGCTGTGCCCCGG GCCTGTGTCCTGACTGGGACTCTTGGGATGCCAGCAAGCCTGTGAATAATGCGCGAGAGGCCATGCAGCAGGCGGATGACTGGCTAGGCATCCCCCAG GTGATCACCCCCGAGGAGATTGTGGACCCCAACGTGGATGAGCATTCTGTCATGACCTACCTGTCCCAGTTCCCCAAGGCCAAGCTGAAGCCAGGGGCACCCTTGCGGCCCAAACTGAACCCGAAGAAAGCCCGTGCCTACGGGCCAG GCATTGAGCCcacaggcaacatggtgaagaaGCGGGCGGAGTTCACTGTGGAGACTAGAAGTGCCGGCCAGGGAGAGGTGCTGGTGTACGTGGAGGACCCGGCCGGACACCAGGAGGAG GCAAAAGTGACTGCCAATAATGACAAGAACCGCACCTTTTCTGTCTGGTACGTCCCCGAGGTGACGGGGACTCATAAG GTCACTGTGCTATTTGCTGGCCAGCACATCGCCAAGAGCCCCTTCGAGGTGTATGTGGATAAGTCACAGGGTGACGCCAGCAAAGTGACAGCCCAAGGCCCCGGCCTGGAGCCCAGTGGCAACATCGCCAACAAGACCACCTACTTTGAGATCTTTACAGCAG GAGCTGGCACGGGCGAGGTTGAGGTTGTGATCCAGGACCCCGCGGGACAGAAGGGCACGGTAGAGCCTCAGCTGGAGGCCCGGGGCGACAGCACATACCGCTGCACCTACCAGCCCACCATGGAGGGTGTCCACACCGTGCACGTCACGTTTGCCGGCGTGCCCATCCCTCGCAGCCCCTACACTGTCACTGTTGGCCAAG CCTGTAACCCGAGTGCCTGCCGGGCAGTCGGCCGGGGCCTCCAGCCCAAGGGTGTGCGGGTGAAGGAGACAGCCGACTTCAAGGTGTACACAAAGGGCGCTGGCAGTGGGGAGCTGAAGGTCACCGTGAAGGGCCCCA AGGGAGAGGAGCGCGTGAAGCAGAAGGACCTGGGGGATGGCGTGTATGGCTTCGAGTATTACCCCACGGTCCCTGGGACCTATATCGTCACCATCACGTGGGGCGGTCAGAACATTGGGCGCAG TCCCTTCGAGGTGAAGGTGGGCACCGAGTGTGGCAATCAGAAGGTGCGGGCATGGGGCCCTGGGCTGGAGGGCGGCGTCGTTGGCAAGTCAGCAGACTTTGTGGTGGAGGCTATTGGGGACGACGTGGGCACCCTGG GCTTCTCGGTGGAAGGTCCATCGCAGGCCAAGATCGAATGTGACGACAAGGGTGATGGCTCCTGTGATGTGCGCTACTGGCCGCAGGAGGCTGGCGAGTATGCCGTTCACGTGCTGTGCAACAGTGACGACATCCGCCTCAGCCCCTTCATGGCTGACATCCGTGATGCACCCCAGGACTTCCACCCAGACAGG GTGAAGGCACGTGGGCCTGGATTGGAGAAGACAGGTGTGGCTGTCAACAAGCCAGCAGAGTTCACAGTGGATGCCAAGCACGGTGGCAAGGCCCCACTCCGGGTCCAAGTCCAG GACAATGAAGGCTGCCCTGTGGAGGCATTGGTCAAGGACAATGGCAACGGCACTTACAGCTGTTCCTACGTGCCCAGGAAGCCAGTGAAGCACACAGCCATGGTGTCCTGGGGAGGCGTCAGCATCCCCAACAGCCCCTTCAGG GTGAATGTGGGAGCTGGCAGCCACCCCAACAAGGTCAAAGTATATGGCCCCGGAGTGGCCAAGACAGGGCTCAAGGCCCACGAGCCCACCTACTTCACTGTGGACTGCGCCGAGGCTGGCCAGG GGGATGTCAGCATCGGTATCAAGTGTGCCCCTGGAGTGGTAGGTCCCGCTGAAGCTGACATCGACTTCGACATCATCCGCAACGACAATGACACCTTCACGGTCAAGTACACACCCCGGGGGGCTGGCAGCTACACCATTATGGTCCTCTTTGCTGACCAG GCCACGCCCACCAGCCCCATCCGAGTCAAGGTGGAGCCCTCTCATGACGCCAGTAAGGTGAAGGCTGAGGGCCCTGGCCTCAGTCGCACTG GTGTCGAGCTTGGCAAGCCCACCCACTTCACAGTCAATGCGAAAGCCGCTGGCAAAGGCAAGCTGGACGTCCAGTTCTCAGGACTCACCAAGGGGGATGCAGTGCGAGACGTGGACATCATCGACCACCATGACAACACCTACGCAGTCAAGTACACGCCTGTGCAGCAG GGTCCAGTAGGCGTCAATGTCACTTATGGAGGGGATCCCATCCCTAAGAGCCCTTTCTCGGTGGCAGTATCTCCAAGCCTGGACCTCAGCAAGATCAAGGTGTCTGGCCTGGGAGAGA AGGTGGACGTTGGCAAAGACCAGGAGTTCACAGTCAAATCAAAGGGTGCTGGTGGTCAAGGCAAAGTGGCATCCAAGATTGTGGGCCCCTCAGGTGCAGCAGTGCCCTGCAAGGTGGAGCCAGGCCTAGGAGCTGACAACAGTGTGGTGCGCTTCGTGCCTCGTGAGGAAGGGCCCTATGAGGTGGAGGTGACCTATGACGGCGTGCCTGTGCCTGGCAGCCCCTTTCCTGTGGAAGCTGTGGCCCCTACCAAGCCTAGCAAG GTGAAGGCGTTTGGGCCGGGGCTGCAGGGAGGCAGTGCAGGCTCCCCCGCCCGCTTCACCATTGACACCAAGGGCGCCGGCACAGGTGGCCTGGGCTTGACAGTGGAGGGCCCCTGCGAGGCACAGCTCGAGTGCTTGGACAACGGGGACGGCACATGTTCCGTGTCCTATGTGCCCACCGAGCCCGGGGACTACAACATCAACATCCTCTTCGCTGACACCCACATCCCTGGCTCCCCATTCAAGGCCCATGTGGTTCCCTGCTTTGACGCATCCAAAGTCAAGTGCTCAGGCCCTGGGCTGGAGCGGGCCACCGCTGGGGAAGTGGGCCAATTCCAAGTAGACTGCTCGAGTGCAGGCAGTGCAGAGCTGACCATTGAGATCTGCTCAGAGGCGGGGCTGCCAGCCGAGGTGTACATCCAGGACCACGGCGACGGCACGCACACTATCACATACATTCCTCTCTGCCCCGGGGCCTACACTGTCACCATCAAGTACGGCGGCCAGCCTGTGCCCAACTTCCCCAGCAAGCTGCAGGTGGAGCCCGCAGTGGACACTTCCGGCGTCCAGTGTTACGGGCCTGGGATTGAGGGCCAGG GTGTCTTCCGTGAGGCCACCACTGAGTTCAGTGTGGACGCCCGGGCTCTGACACAGACCGGAGGGCCGCACGTCAAGGCCCGTGTGGCCAACCCCTCAGGCAACCTGACAGAGACCTACGTTCAGGACCGAGGCGACGGCACGTACAAAGTGGAGTACACGCCTTACGAGGAGG GACTGCACTCGGTGGACGTGACCTACGACGGCAGCCCCGTGCCCAGCAGCCCCTTCCAGGTGCCCGTGACTGAGGGCTGCGACCCCTCCCGGGTGCGTGTCCATGGGCCAGGCATCCAAAGTGGCACCACCAACAAGCCCAACAAGTTCACTGTGGAGACCAG GGGAGCTGGCACGGGCGGCCTGGGCCTGGCTGTAGAGGGCCCCTCCGAGGCCAAGATGTCCTGCATGGATAACAAGGATGGCAGCTGCTCAGTTGAGTACATTCCTTATGAGGCTGGCACCTACAGCCTCAATGTCACCTATGGTGGCCATCAAGTGCCAG GCAGTCCTTTCAAGGTCCCTGTGCATGATGTGACAGATGCGTCCAAGGTCAAGTGCTCTGGGCCCGGCCTGAGCCCAGGCATGGTTCGTGCCAACCTTCCTCAGTCCTTCCAGGTGGACACAAGCAAGGCTGGTGTGGCCCCACTGCAGGTCAAAGTGCAAGGGCCCAAAG gcctggtggagCCAGTGGACGTGGTGGACAACGCTGATGGCACCCAGACCGTCAATTATGTGCCCAGCCGAGAAGGGCCCTACAGCATCTCAGTACTGTATGGAGATGAAGAGGTGCCCCGGAG CCCCTTCAAGGTCAAGGTGCTGCCTACTCATGATGCCAGCAAGGTGAAGGCCAGTGGCCCCGGACTCAACACCACTGGCGTGCCCGCCAGCCTGCCCGTGGAGTTCACCATCGATGCAAAGGATGCTGGGGAGGGCCTGCTGGCTGTCCAGATCACG GATCCGGAAGGCAAGCCGAAGAAGACACACATCCAAGACAACCATGACGGCACGTATACAGTGGCCTATGTGCCAGATGTGACGGGTCGCTACACCATCCTCATCAAGTATGGTGGTGACGAGATCCCCTTCTCCCCGTACCGCGTGCGTGCCGTGCCCACCGGGGACGCCAGCAAGTGCACAGTCACAG GTGCTGGCATCGGCCCCACCATCCAGATTGGGGAGGAGACGGTGATCACCGTGGACACTAAGGCAGCAGGCAAAGGCAAAGTGACATGCACCGTGTGCACGCCTGATGGCTCAGAGGTAGATGTGGACGTGGTGGAGAATGAGGACGGCACTTTTGACATCTTCTACACGGCCCCCCAGCCGGGCAAATACATTATCTGTGTGCGCTTTGGTGGCGAGCACGTGCCCAACAGCCCCTTCCAAGTGACG GCTCTGGCTGGGGACCAGCCCTCGGTGCAGCCCCCGCTACGGTCTCAGCAGCTGGCCCCACAGTATACCTACGCCCAGGGCGGTCAGCAGACTTGG GCTCCAGAGAGGCCCCTGGTGGGTGTCAATGGGCTGGATATGACCAGCCTGAGGCCCTTTGACCTTGTCATCCCCTTCACCATCAAGAAGGGTGAGATCACAG GGGAGGTTCGGATGCCCTCAGGCAAGGTGGCACAGCCTGCCATCACTGACAACAAAGATGGCACCGTGACCGTACGGTATGCACCCAGTGAGGCTGGCCTGCACGAGATGGACATCCGCTATGACAACATGCACATCCCAG gaagCCCCTTGCAGTTCTATGTGGATTATGTCAACTGCGGCCATGTCACTGCCTATGGACCTGGCCTCACCCACGGAGTAGTGAACAAGCCTGCCACTTTCACCGTCAACACCAAGGATGCAGGAGAGG GGGGCCTGTCTCTGGCCATCGAGGGCCCGTCCAAAGCAGAAATCAGCTGCACTGACAACCAGGATGGGACATGCAGCGTCTCCTACCTGCCTGTGTTGCCGGGTGACTACAGCATCCTAGTCAAGTACAATGAACAGCACATCCCAGGCAGCCCCTTCACGGCCCGGGTCACAG GTGACGACTCCATGCGTATGTCCCACCTAAAGGTGGGCTCTGCTGCCGACATCCCCATCAACATCTCAGAGACGGATCTCAGCCTGCTGACGGCCACTGTGGTCCCGCCCTCAGGCCGGGAGGAGCCCTGTTTGCTGAAGCGGCTGCGTAATGGCCACGTGG ggATTTCATTCGTGCCCAAGGAGACAGGGGAGCACCTGGTGCACGTGAAGAAAAACGGCCAGCACGTGGCCAGCAGCCCCATCCCGGTGGTGATCAGCCAGTCGGAAATCGGGGATGCCAGTCGCGTTCGGGTCTCTGGCCAGGGCCTTCACGAAGGCCACACCTTTGAGCCTGCGGAGTTTATCATTGATACCCGAGATGCAG GCTATGGTGGGCTCAGCCTGTCCATTGAGGGCCCCAGCAAGGTGGACATCAACACAGAGGACCTGGAGGACGGGACGTGCAGGGTCACCTACTGCCCCACAGAGCCTGGCAACTACATCATCAACATCAAGTTTGCTGACCAGCACGTGCCTG GCAGCCCCTTCTCTGTGAAAGTGACAGGCGAGGGCCGGGTGAAAGAGAGCATCACCCGCAGGCGTCGGGCTCCTTCAGTGGCCAACGTTGGCAGTCATTGTGATCTCAGCCTAAAGATCCCTG AAATTAGCATCCAGGATATGACAGCCCAGGTGACCAGCCCATCGGGCAAGAGCCATGAGGCCGAGATCGTGGAAGGGGAGAACCACACCTACTGTATCCGCTTTGTTCCTGCTGAGATGGGCACACACACAGTCAGCGTCAAGTACAAGGGCCAGCACGTGCCTGGGAGCCCCTTCCAGTTCACCGTGGGGcccctaggggaagggggagcCCACAAGGTCCGAGCTGGGGGCCCTGGCCTGGAGAGGGCTGAAGCTGGAGTGCCAG CCGAATTCAGTATCTGGACCCGGGAAGCTGGTGCCGGAGGCCTGGCCAttgctgtcgagggccccagcaaGGCTGAGATCTCTTTCGAGGACCGCAAGGACGGCTCCTGTGGTGTGGCTTATGTGGTCCAGGAGCCAG GTGACTACGAAGTCTCAGTCAAGTTCAACGAGGAACACATTCCCGACAGCCCCTTCGTGGTGCCTGTGGCTTCTCCGTCTGGCGATGCCCGCCGCCTCACTGTTTCTAGCCTTCAG GAGTCAGGGCTAAAGGTCAACCAGCCAGCCTCTTTTGCAGTCAGCCTGAATGGGGCCAAGGGGGCGATCGATGCCAAGGTGCACAGCCCCTCAGGAGCCCTGGAGGAGTGCTATGTCACAGAAATTGACCAAG ATAAATATGCTGTGCGCTTCATCCCTCGGGAGAATGGCGTTTACCTGATTGACGTCAAGTTCAATGGCACCCACATCCCTGGAAGCCCCTTCAAGATCCGAGTTGGGGAGCCCGGTCATGGAGGGGACCCAGGCTTGGTGTCTGCTTACGGAGCAGGCCTGGAAGGCGGTGTCACAG GGAGCCCAGCTGAGTTCATCGTGAACACGAGCAATGCAGGAGCTGGTGCCCTGTCGGTGACCATTGATGGCCCCTCCAAGGTGAAGATGGATTGCCAGGAGTGCCCTGAGGGCTACCGTGTCACCTATACCCCCATGGCACCTGGCAGCTACCTCATCTCCATCAAGTATGGTGGCCCCTATCACATTGGGGGCAGCCCCTTCAAGGCCAAAGTCACAG GCCCCCGTCTCGTCAGCAACCACAGCCTCCACGAGACATCATCAGTATTTGTAGACTCTCTGACCAAGGCCACCTGCGCCCCCCAGCATGGGGCTCCGGGTCCTGGGCCTGCTGACGCCGCCAAGGTGGTGGCCAAGGGCCTGGGACTGAGCAAGGCCTACATAGGCCAGAAGAGCAGCTTCACGGTAGACTGCAGCAAAGCAG GCAACAACATGCTGCTGGTGGGGGTTCATGGCCCAAGGACCCCCTGCGAGGAGATCCTGGTGAAGCACGTGGGCAGCCGGCTCTACAGCGTGTCCTACCTGCTCAAGGACAAGGGGGAATACACACTGGTGGTCAAGTGGGGCGACGAGCACATCCCAGGCAGCCCCTACCGCGTTGTGGTGCCCTGA